The window CTGAATTTCCGCGCGATAAACATCACCCTTCAGATGATGCGCCGTCGTCCGACCTATCTCCACCCACGCCTGGACGCTCTCGTCCATCCGACTGATGAACTTGTCCAGTCCGCCAACCTTCTTCTCCGCGTAATCGGTGATTTGCGGAGTAAGCTGCATATTGGTAACCTTGATATTTACTTTCATGAATTTATTATATTACACGGAAAAATTTAAGGCAACATAGTCTCAAACTCAACTCAAAGC is drawn from Candidatus Paceibacter sp. and contains these coding sequences:
- the raiA gene encoding ribosome-associated translation inhibitor RaiA; its protein translation is MKVNIKVTNMQLTPQITDYAEKKVGGLDKFISRMDESVQAWVEIGRTTAHHLKGDVYRAEIQIRVPHNPKGARVEATHEDLYAAIDEAYGLMKLELEKIKDKKISVVRRSARIFKKFIPFLGE